From the Candidatus Cloacimonadota bacterium genome, the window GCCTCCTTATTTGACCGCGATCTTGATCACGTATTCAGATCTGTTCACGCCGTCGTTTGCAACCACGCGCGCAAAATAGGTTCCACGCCCAACCTTGGATCCATTGGCGTTTTTCAGATCCCAGGGAATTCGGATTCGGTTTGAATCCTGAGGCGGCGTGGTGATTGTCCTGACCTTCTTTCCGGAAAAATCGAATATTGAAATGGTCAGGGTGACGTCTTTGTTGCGATTCAGGACCACCACGATTTCAGCGCTGTTTGTGGCTGGGTTTGGCCAAGCGTAGGACGCGTCGCTGATGTCAAGATCCTGAGTTTGATATTGTTGCACTGTGGAAGCGCTGGGTGGGCTTTCCTCGTTGTCGTAAATTGCTGTGACGTAATATTCGTAGGATACGTCCATCGAAATGTTGTAGTCGTCGTAGTAATAGTTTCCATCCAATTGATCGTTCACAGGCAGAATGTTGAGCTGAGTGAAATCCGTTTCATCCAAGGCACGGCGATAGACATTGAAACCTTGCAGCGTTCTGCCGGAACCGGGCATGTTCCAAAGCACGCGGATGAAGCCCGCGTAGTTTATGCCGCGTGTGTTCACGGGTGCCGAAAATATGCTGTAGCTGGCGCTGGTGACACTGCTGGGAGTCCAGCCGTCCTTGAAGGCGCGGGCTGAAATCACCATGTTTTGGGCATAGTTGGGAACCGTGATGGGCTGTGAATATACAGGTGAATCCTGCGTGGGTTCGCTGCCGTCAGTGGTGTAATGGATGCTGACATCCTCTCCGGGAGCGGAAATCACGACCTGGATGGGAGCGCCGAAAACGCCTCCCGCAGGTGAGAATGCAGGTGGTGAAAGGGTTCCGGTGATTGTGTAAACCGCGGTTTTCGTTGCGGATGGGATCCATCCTTCAGCGAAGCCCTTGGCTTTTAAGGTGGTTACAGAATTCAGCGGAAGTTGGATGGGTGTTACATAAGCAGCGGAAAATGCCGTGGGTTCACTTCCATCCAGCGTGTAGCGGATTGTCGTGTTCGCCGGAAGAATTGGCTCGGCAAAGCTCACGCTCTGAGCCGTTTGGTAAGTCCCGGCGGCAGGGCTGAAGAGGATTTCTGGCAGTTCCACCTGTCCGGTCACACTGTAAACACCGGTTTGTGGTGTGCTGGGAATCCAGCCGTCCTTGAAGGCGCGGATGCTGATGTTTACATCGATGGTGTTCAAGCCAATTTCAATGGGCGCATCGAACACGGGTGAACTCTCTGTGGGAATGGAACCATCGATGGTGTAGCGGATGATTCCGCCTGAAGGGTTTGTTCCTCCAACAGATGTAACATTAATTGGCTCTGTGTAGGTGCCAGGCGCTGGGCTGAGGTATGGAGGCATCAGTTGAATTTGCCCGGTGAGGGAATATTGCGCCGTGTGGGTTTGGCTGGGCAGCCAATCAGCCTTGAAAGCCCTGACTTTCAAAGTGTAATCACCTGGCGTTTGCAGTTGGATGGGCTGCGTGTAGGCAGGGTGCGTTTCAATGGGTTCACTGCCGTCCAAACTGTAGCGCAAAGTGGCTCCGGGAGGATCTGTCTGAGTGTTCAGAACCACCTGGATATTCGAAGTGTAGGTTCCCGCCGCAGGGCTGAAAACCGGTTCAGGAATGTCGACGGTGCCTGTCACCACATAGTTTCCGGTATAAATCTGGCTGGGATTCCAATCTGTCGCAAAAGCACGGACTTTGATCGTCACATTGCTGTTTAAGCCAATGTTGATCGGGCTTCCATAGATGGG encodes:
- a CDS encoding T9SS type A sorting domain-containing protein; amino-acid sequence: VTGQVQLPTQVFSPAGGTYQTAQTVTLNTATSPAGATLRYTTDGTIPTENSAAYTAPINLPLNSNTTIRVKAFKADWTPSETVAATYVITGQISFNTPVFTPAAGTYQTAQNVIIAGTIPSDATIRYTTDGSEPTASSPIYSAPINLPLNTSTTIKVKAFKADWTASETHSASYTITGQASIAAPIFSPEPGTYNTLQQVSINTSTVPANARIHYTTDGSDPSASSPIYGSPINIGLNSNVTIKVRAFATDWNPSQIYTGNYVVTGTVDIPEPVFSPAAGTYTSNIQVVLNTQTDPPGATLRYSLDGSEPIETHPAYTQPIQLQTPGDYTLKVRAFKADWLPSQTHTAQYSLTGQIQLMPPYLSPAPGTYTEPINVTSVGGTNPSGGIIRYTIDGSIPTESSPVFDAPIEIGLNTIDVNISIRAFKDGWIPSTPQTGVYSVTGQVELPEILFSPAAGTYQTAQSVSFAEPILPANTTIRYTLDGSEPTAFSAAYVTPIQLPLNSVTTLKAKGFAEGWIPSATKTAVYTITGTLSPPAFSPAGGVFGAPIQVVISAPGEDVSIHYTTDGSEPTQDSPVYSQPITVPNYAQNMVISARAFKDGWTPSSVTSASYSIFSAPVNTRGINYAGFIRVLWNMPGSGRTLQGFNVYRRALDETDFTQLNILPVNDQLDGNYYYDDYNISMDVSYEYYVTAIYDNEESPPSASTVQQYQTQDLDISDASYAWPNPATNSAEIVVVLNRNKDVTLTISIFDFSGKKVRTITTPPQDSNRIRIPWDLKNANGSKVGRGTYFARVVANDGVNRSEYVIKIAVK